Proteins from a genomic interval of Clostridium sp. AN503:
- a CDS encoding TM1266 family iron-only hydrogenase system putative regulator — MEQPETRIAVIGIVVENPEAVESLNEILHGYSEYIIGRMGIPYRQKNLSIISIAIDAPQPVISALSGKIGKLKGISSKTAYSGVGT, encoded by the coding sequence ATGGAACAGCCAGAAACCAGAATCGCCGTAATCGGCATTGTTGTGGAAAACCCGGAGGCAGTGGAATCGCTCAATGAGATCCTTCATGGCTACAGCGAGTACATCATTGGGCGTATGGGCATCCCCTACCGCCAGAAGAATTTAAGCATTATCAGCATCGCCATCGACGCGCCCCAGCCGGTCATCTCCGCGCTCTCAGGAAAGATCGGGAAGCTGAAGGGCATCAGCTCCAAGACCGCCTACTCAGGAGTGGGGACATGA